The proteins below come from a single Anaerobacillus alkaliphilus genomic window:
- the phnC gene encoding phosphonate ABC transporter ATP-binding protein codes for MIEFINVEKTYPNGTVALENINLKIEQGEFVAVIGLSGAGKSTLIRCINRMHDITSGQLVVDGVDVGKLKGKQIRRFRRRIGMIFQSFNLVTRTSVINNVLVSFVPDLPLWRKSLGIFTVEQKIKALDALDKVGILDKAYIRVDQLSGGQQQRVALARTLAQNPDIILADEPIASLDPVTSKLVMDDFKKVNKEMNISVIMNIHHVEVALEYADRIIGVRKGEIVFDGEAALVTQELLDEIYGGKVDEVKSSLEESVAYV; via the coding sequence ATGATAGAGTTTATAAATGTTGAAAAGACGTATCCAAATGGAACAGTAGCATTAGAAAATATTAATTTAAAAATCGAACAAGGTGAATTTGTTGCAGTTATTGGTCTTTCAGGTGCCGGAAAATCAACGTTAATTCGCTGCATTAATCGTATGCATGACATTACTAGTGGGCAATTGGTTGTTGATGGTGTTGATGTAGGAAAGCTAAAAGGAAAGCAAATTCGCAGGTTTCGTAGAAGGATTGGAATGATTTTTCAATCGTTTAATTTAGTGACAAGAACATCAGTCATCAATAATGTGTTGGTCTCCTTTGTACCAGATCTTCCCTTATGGCGAAAGTCACTCGGTATTTTTACCGTGGAACAAAAAATAAAGGCTTTGGATGCCCTTGATAAGGTAGGGATACTCGATAAAGCCTATATTCGAGTTGACCAACTATCAGGCGGGCAGCAACAACGTGTTGCTTTAGCACGTACACTAGCACAAAACCCAGATATCATCTTGGCGGATGAACCAATTGCATCATTAGATCCTGTTACTTCTAAGTTGGTCATGGACGACTTTAAAAAGGTAAATAAGGAAATGAACATATCCGTTATCATGAACATCCATCATGTCGAAGTAGCCTTAGAGTATGCAGATCGGATTATTGGCGTTCGTAAGGGAGAGATTGTCTTTGATGGAGAAGCGGCACTTGTTACTCAAGAATTACTTGATGAGATTTATGGTGGGAAAGTTGATGAGGTGAAATCCTCCTTAGAGGAGAGCGTGGCGTATGTATGA